In one window of Bradysia coprophila strain Holo2 chromosome X unlocalized genomic scaffold, BU_Bcop_v1 contig_44, whole genome shotgun sequence DNA:
- the LOC119070023 gene encoding pneumococcal serine-rich repeat protein isoform X5 has translation MGTFTRGPMWLQLAQHLLLLWLIHYSDATPFKEPTEMVDPSSLGCYYNYNHYSEGDRILTNEPCLNCTCHNKMLMCYLRVCPFTKPIGQDCTIEKRDDQCCPIITCPEVPVELVDHSSGLHSTSLAMPDRYGCHINNQFYAEGSQIPSNPKKPCELCYCIRNMTSCVMQECTLHVEGCSPIYNRDVCCPVRYDCGRDAMDDFLLEDSTTTVRPTPFVLTTTMIPEENHCVHNDIIYNEGEVIESDEPCQHCYCMRGHMICAVQECSAQLENMGKQCKPQPPRDGQCCPTTYDCDMGDETTEESLSLTTTTRTDVSTESDNINEIEDEGLTKPLPITEHADESDRTTLSPLGQRIDLTGESATQSIVDEMMKAQEKLETTTLLFPGFDEDIDINTVIPHIIPGEGACLIDGVTYRNNSRVPVTNEKCDESCTCLNSIAQCTPIHHCNEPVSKINCRLIEDNDSCCPQYDCTPGVTVSITELPLSETERSTESITESATSATKALAVEDEFITEVISDVESAKPTEKTVSSATESPEKPDEESPASEKPEDESSASEKPEEESPASEKPEEAPASEKPEEESPVTEKPEEESLASEKPEETPASEKPEEESPATEKPEEESEETPASEKPEEESPATEKQEEESPASEKPEETPASEKPEEESPATEKPEEKSPASEKPEETPASEKPEEESPATEKPEEESPASEKPEETPASEKPEEESPATEKPEEESPASEKPEEESPATEKPEEESPASEKPEEAPASEKPEEELRATEKPEEESPASEKPEEAPASEKPEEAPASEKPEEELRATEKPEEESPASEKPEEAPASEKPEEAPASEKPEEAPASEKPEEESPATEKPEEESPASEKPDEESTSEKVTEKSIVSAAEQPEKPSATEQPEVLSATEQPDEPSATEQPSATEQPEVSSATEQPEEPSASEQPEEPSATEQPSATEQPSATELSAQPSTEKESESIQEVTTVPSSAFEGEITTLAAPVVSDEFGTVTDAPIETAKTQKPLSAEPQDETTTTPVVEEIAVTKKVYTVAPSTELSDVTTEQAKEVTELPTEQPESVDLDNRINDSGATPSVPTKDDESTEAEGSGATEASITGTEEEHTAAPVEETVTEGEQTATQKSDVDVSVTEKDTTAAVPESVTTVKQTPSEDASTEAETSSTDVPSVDSYTNAPGGIPVESHVTSGQEQATETSATQEPLQEEGLTEKQTEQGTTSAGIEEGTTASTPSETEKPVKRIQVATQQAVEPIEEITEEGVISTQKPLPETVEDGTTETSKPVATSEDTESPLSQEGSEAPITEQEVTEPSVEEHITEEPVVRVETSETTSEPALESSATEEETKGPVSEDGLAAITESITDKITPSSEQDTTEPATTKPLLEEEQPVTELSSTSAQEEGTTKATRPDEGVTDKSLPEETASEAAEIGETEKPAQEVQTETSEQATESGATASPAIEGTTKPAHPSDIESENIIDEYITKAGDASTSSQYPSADVTTEKADILEEENVSEPVTSAGQTKAPSTETATEKELETPEELGNRFQDTETHTPSTISIESHVTESEVDVTTSASVEQGAGTEKASAPSATEISSTQKDEGQTDESPTQKPTIPVITEEGTSKPAIEEEGIVSILGETQEPSTSELPTESPASEKPDDQQATQKPEDVSVSATQKPESEDQTEISEETTKQSGDEIATEKPSEVTEEEPAEGSGATEESATTKPTSDESAASTEKSLIEEPAEGSGEPITELSTGKPLLENIPTEASDIGTETPTLSPIEEASVRPSEEATQSPVRDTQEESVTKEIEPEVPTTLSTATEGKFESDQTTESQKMTTLLDIIRPPQPTSEDLASPEISTSEKPSEEESASDIAATEASVTEIGSTQQSDVSEETGISVTDSAVKEATESSAEAVGTTAASAEGEETGTTQKDLGTPDDLGTRFDDSDAARPTSASPVETEKEGATTLASSQPEISTGTESAAPATQEPLQEEVQTEIPEIVTESPIVPIHITSQAAQEPVTEDISGTTPKPSEDEQTEKEISSEYPEEGTLKPEIATEKAVPEGPSSEPAEGSETTEEAISATLKPLSEDIQTSAPEISTVPSLQEEIEQEKTSAPEQTTLSSVGVEEFGGDRTTEPQKITTIFDITSPPKTFAPQQAEDVTTEKSLAPEEEGTPGPVDVTKAPTDEESPATEKAESTEQPSTEQELGAETTPTSQDALVEGSTEKGAEAVTETKAEVGTEKGPEFATEKGVEASVEISTSEKPSEEESASDIAATEASVTEIGVTQQSDVSEETGISVTDSAVKEATESSAEAVGTTAASAEGEETGTTQKDLGTPDDLGTRFDDSDAARPTSASPVETEKEGATTLASSQPEISTGTESAAPATQEPSQEEVQTEIPEIVTESPIVPIHIASQAAQEPVTEDISGTTPKSSEDEQTEKEISSEYPEEGTLKPEIATEKAVPEGPSSEPAEGSETTEEAISATLKPLSEDIQTSAPEISTVPSLQEEIEQEKTSAPEQTTLSSAGVEEFGGDRTTEPQKITTIFDIISPPQTLAPKQVEVLTTETPEEEGTPGPVDVTKAPSDEGSPATEKADSTEQPSTEKEPGTEVTPASQDVLVEGSTEKETEKATEKGAEEATEKGAEEATEKGAEEATEKGAEEATEKGAEEATEKGAEVATEKGIAAATEKGIEAVTEKEGVTEGEAEKPTEKEVETPTEKGIEAPTEKGIEAVTEKEIASPTEKEAEASTEKEVESQTEKVIDGITEKGVEGATEKGAESPTEKGLEGVTDSPMVIELATEPAEKESDKIIGDDITKATESTTLSDVDFAQKFGEDNTEKIPTILDIISPTKAPVPTLQAEAEQTTTEPKSEEEVATTEKPAVTEKVQSVEQTTFKQVTSSEAPAPQYGNEYEPGTSHYPGSTYLDEDYGEEDDQAAFGPGTCRYGGKLYVSAQQIPRDDPCDFCFCFRSDIICLQQSCPPPINGCHEEPIQGFCCPRYECPVSMATVVNVTTSTTTTSTTLPPHFLHHAYKGAATKSGCQIDEHTYQVGDVVPSASGPCMHCICGGDGQMKCDPKQCTPEPMLRQMIATTTRR, from the exons ATGGGTACATTTACTCGGGGTCCTATGTGGCTTCAATTAGCGCAACATTTGCTACTTTTATGGCTCATACACTACAGTGATGCGA CACCATTTAAAGAACCAACTGAAATGGTGGATCCATCATCTTTAGGCTGTTATTACAATTACAACCACTACAGTGAAGGCGATCGAATTTTAACGAATGAACCATGTTTGAATTGCACTTGCCATAATAAAATGCTTATGTGTTATCTAAGAGTATGTCCTTTTACGAAACCAATCGGTCAAGACTGCACAATTGAAAAAAGAGACGACCAATGTTGCCCAATTATAACTTGTCCAGAAG ttCCAGTCGAACTTGTTGATCATAGTTCCGGCCTCCATTCAACATCATTAGCGATGCCAGATCGCTATGGATGCCATATAAACAATCAATTCTATGCAGAGGGATCTCAG ATACCATCAAACCCAAAAAAACCATGCGAGCTGTGCTATTGCATACGAAACATGACATCGTGCGTGATGCAGGAATGTACACTACATGTTGAAGGTTGTAGTCCAATTTATAATAGAGATGTTTGCTGTCCCGTTCGTTACGATTGTG GAAGAGATGCTATGGATGATTTCCTCCTTGAAGACTCGACCACAACCGTTCGTCCAACACCATTCGTACTGACTACAACAATGATTCCAGAAGAAAATCATTGCGTCCATAACGATATTATTTACAACGAAGGTGAAGTTATTGAAAGCGATGAGCCATGTCAACATTGCTATTGCATGCGAGGTCACATGATATGTGCCGTTCAAGAGTGCAGCGCACAATTAGAAAATATGGGCAAACAGTGCAAGCCACAACCGCCACGCGATGGACAATGTTGTCCAACTACATATGACTGTGATATGGGAGACGAAACGACAGAAGAGTCTTTATCATTGACAACGACAACACGCACTGACGTATCAACCGAATCCGATAACATCAATGAAATTGAAGATGAAGGTCTAACCAAACCATTGCCGATAACCGAACACGCCGACGAGTCTGACAGAACAACGCTATCGCCACTTGGCCAACGTATTGATTTGACTGGTGAATCTGCTACACAATCTATTGTCGATGAGATGATGAAAGCAcaagaaaaacttgaaaccacCACTTTACTGTTCCCTGGTTTTGATGAAGATATTGATATCAACACTGTCATACCACACATTATACCGGGCGAAGGAGCATGTTTAATCGATGGAGTGACCTATCGAAATAATTCTCGAGTGCCGGtgacaaatgaaaaatgtgatgAATCGTGTACCTGTTTGAATAGCATTGCTCAGTGCACACCCATTCACCATTGCAATGAACCTGTATCGAAGATAAACTGCCGATTAATTGAAGACAATGATTCGTGTTGCCCACAATATGATTGCACGCCTGGTGTTACAGTTTCCATTACGGAATTACCACTATCTGAAACAGAAAGATCGACTGAATCCATTACCGAATCTGCAACTAGTGCCACTAAAGCTCTTGCGGTAGAAGATGAATTTATTACAGAGGTAATTTCGGACGTCGAAAGCGCCAAACCTACAGAAAAAACAGTTTCTTCTGCTACTGAGTCGCCTGAGAAACCCGATGAAGAATCTCCGGCCTCAGAGAAACCTGAAGATGAATCGTCAGCCTCAGAGAAACCAGAAGAAGAATCACCGGCCTCAGAAAAACCAGAAGAAGCACCGGCCTCTGAAAAACCTGAAGAGGAATCACCAGTCACTGAGAAACCAGAAGAAGAATCACTGGCCTCAGAAAAACCAGAAGAAACACCGGCTTCTGAAAAACCTGAAGAAGAATCGCCAGCCACTGAAAAACCGGAAGAAGAATCAGAAGAAACACCGGCATCTGAAAAACCTGAAGAAGAATCACCGGCCACTGAGAAACAAGAAGAAGAATCACCGGCCTCAGAAAAACCAGAAGAAACACCGGCTTCTGAAAAACCGGAAGAAGAATCGCCAGCCACTGAAAAACCGGAAGAAAAATCACCGGCCTCAGAAAAACCAGAAGAAACACCGGCCTCTGAAAAACCTGAAGAGGAATCGCCAGCCACTGAGAAGCCTGAAGAGGAATCGCCAGCTTCCGAGAAACCAGAAGAAACACCGGCCTCTGAAAAACCTGAAGAAGAATCGCCAGCCACTGAAAAACCTGAAGAAGAATCACCGGCCTCAGAAAAACCAGAAGAAGAATCGCCAGCCACTGAAAAACCGGAAGAAGAATCACCGGCCTCAGAAAAACCAGAAGAAGCACCGGCCTCTGAAAAACCTGAAGAAGAATTGCGAGCAACTGAAAAACCGGAAGAAGAATCACCGGCCTCAGAAAAACCAGAAGAAGCACCGGCCTCAGAAAAACCAGAAGAAGCACCGGCCTCTGAAAAACCTGAAGAAGAATTGCGAGCCACTGAAAAACCGGAAGAAGAATCACCGGCCTCAGAAAAACCAGAAGAAGCACCGGCCTCAGAAAAACCAGAAGAAGCACCGGCCTCAGAAAAACCAGAAGAAGCACCGGCCTCAGAAAAACCAGAAGAAGAATCACCAGCCACTGAAAAGCCGGAAGAAGAATCACCGGCCTCAGAAAAACCTGATGAGGAATCAACATCTGAAAAAGTTACAGAAAAATCAATCGTTTCGGCCGCAGAACAACCTGAAAAACCATCGGCCACGGAACAACCAGAAGTGTTATCGGCCACAGAACAGCCTGATGAGCCTTCTGCTACAGAACAGCCTTCTGCTACAGAACAGCCTGAGGTGTCGTCTGCCACAGAACAGCCTGAGGAGCCTTCCGCCTCAGAACAGCCGGAGGAGCCTTCTGCCACAGAACAGCCTTCTGCCACAGAACAGCCTTCTGCCACTGAACTATCTGCACAACCATCTACCGAAAAAGAATCGGAAAGCATTCAGGAAGTAACCACAGTACCATCATCTGCGTTTGAAGGTGAAATTACCACTTTAGCTGCACCAGTTGTCAGTGATGAGTTTGGAACAGTAACAGATGCACCAATTGAAACAGCCAAAACCCAAAAACCATTAAGTGCTGAGCCTCAAGATGAAACTACAACAACTCCAGTTGTCGAAGAAATTGCagttaccaaaaaagtttacACCGTTGCTCCTTCGACAGAATTATCAGATGTGACTACAGAACAGGCTAAAGAAGTAACGGAACTTCCCACAGAACAACCAGAATCTGTTGATCTTGATAATAGAATTAATGACAGCGGTGCTACTCCATCTGTTCCAACTAAGGATGATGAATCAACTGAAGCAGAGGGAAGTGGTGCTACAGAAGCAAGTATCACTGGCACAGAAGAAGAACACACCGCCGCTCCAGTAGAGGAAACCGTAACAGAAGGCGAGCAAACAGCTACGCAAAAGTCTGATGTTGACGTTTCTGTCACCGAAAAAGATACCACCGCGGCAGTTCCAGAAAGTGTCACTACTGTGAAACAAACTCCAAGTGAGGATGCCTCGACAGAAGCCGAAACCTCTTCGACCGATGTTCCGAGCGTTGACAGTTATACAAATGCGCCAGGCGGAATCCCAGTGGAAAGTCACGTAACATCAGGTCAGGAACAAGCAACAGAAACTTCTGCTACACAGGAACCATTACAAGAAGAAGgtttaacagaaaaacaaactgAACAGGGTACAACTTCTGCTGGTATTGAAGAAGGAACAACAGCATCTACTCCAAGTGAAACCGAGAAACCCGTTAAGCGAATTCAAGTTGCGACTCAACAGGCAGTGGAACCAATTGAAGAAATTACAGAAGAAGGCGTAATCTCAACACAAAAACCATTGCCTGAAACCGTTGAAGACGGTACGACTGAAACGTCTAAACCTGTTGCTACATCTGAAGACACAGAGTCACCTCTTAGTCAAGAAGGGTCAGAAGCACCAATAACTGAGCAAGAAGTTACTGAACCTAGCGTTGAAGAGCACATCACTGAAGAGCCAGTTGTTCGCGTAGAAACATCAGAAACGACGTCAGAACCAGCACTCGAAAGCAGTGCTACTGAAGAAGAAACGAAAGGCCCAGTAAGTGAAGATGGTCTTGCAGCTATTACTGAATCAATCACCGATAAGATTACGCCATCCTCTGAACAAGATACAACTGAGCCTGCTACTACGAAACCATTGCTTGAAGAAGAGCAACCTGTAACCGAACTTAGTTCTACTTCTGCTCAAGAAGAAGGTACGACAAAAGCAACAAGACCAGATGAAGGAGTTACAGATAAATCGTTACCTGAAGAAACTGCATCTGAAGCGGCTGAAATTGGTGAAACAGAAAAGCCAGCCCAAGAGGTTCAAACTGAAACTTCAGAGCAAGCGACAGAAAGTGGTGCAACCGCTTCCCCCGCAATTGAAGGGACAACCAAACCAGCTCATCCAAGTGATATCGAAAGTGAGAATATAATCGATGAATATATTACCAAAGCTGGAGACGCTAGTACTAGTTCACAGTATCCATCTGCTGATGTAACAACTGAAAAGGCTGATATATTGGAAGAAGAGAACGTATCTGAACCAGTAACCAGTGCCGGACAAACAAAAGCTCCTTCTACAGAAACTGCAACCGAAAAAGAATTGGAGACTCCTGAGGAATTAGGAAATAGATTCCAAGACACTGAAACACATACTCCATCTACAATATCGATCGAGAGTCATGTTACAGAGAGCGAAGTAGATGTCACAACTTCAGCTAGTGTAGAGCAAGGAGCTGGCACAGAAAAAGCATCTGCTCCTTCTGCGACAGAAATTTCATCAACACAAAAAGATGAAGGTCAAACCGATGAAAGCCCAACTCAAAAACCCACTATTCCAGTTATTACCGAAGAAGGTACTTCCAAGCCTGCTATCGAAGAAGAAGGTATTGTTTCCATCCTTGGTGAAACTCAGGAACCATCGACATCCGAACTTCCTACAGAATCCCCGGCTTCAGAAAAACCAGATGATCAACAAGCAACACAAAAGCCAGAAGATGTGAGCGTTTCGGCAACACAGAAACCTGAATCTGAGGACCAAACTGAAATTTCCGAAGAAACGACCAAACAATCTGGAGATGAAATAGCCACAGAAAAACCATCTGAAGTCACCGAGGAAGAACCTGCTGAAGGTAGTGGTGCCACTGAAGAAAGTGCTACAACAAAACCAACTTCTGATGAAAGTGCTGCGTCAACAGAGAAATCTCTGATCGAAGAACCAGCTGAAGGAAGTGGTGAACCGATTACCGAACTAAGTACAGGAAAACCATTACTCGAAAACATTCCTACTGAAGCTTCCGACATTGGCACTGAAACACCAACTTTGAGTCCTATCGAAGAGGCTTCAGTACGCCCAAGTGAAGAAGCTACACAATCACCTGTTCGTGATACTCAAGAAGAAAGCGTAACCAAAGAAATTGAACCAGAAGTACCAACAACATTGAGCACCGCAACAGAAGGGAAgtttgaaagtgaccaaacGACTGAAAGTCAGAAAATGACCACACTCTTAGACATCATCCGTCCACCTCAACCAACATCAGAAGACCTAGCATCTCCTGAAATCAGTACGTCTGAAAAACCATCCGAAGAAGAAAGTGCATCAGACATTGCAGCCACTGAAGCATCAGTAACTGAAATTGGATCCACACAACAATCTGATGTTAGTGAAGAAACAGGCATCAGTGTAACGGACTCAGCGGTAAAAGAAGCTACTGAATCAAGTGCAGAGGCTGTTGGTACAACTGCAGCTAGTGCGGAAGGAGAAGAGACTGGTACAACACAAAAAGATTTGGGAACACCCGATGACTTAGGGACAAGGTTTGACGATTCTGACGCTGCACGCCCGACATCTGCATCACCAGTGGAAACGGAAAAAGAAGGCGCAACTACATTAGCTAGTTCACAACCTGAAATTAGCACTGGTACAGAGAGCGCAGCACCGGCTACACAAGAACCATTGCAAGAAGAAGTTCAAACTGAAATTCCGGAAATTGTTACTGAATCTCCAATTGTTCCTATTCATATTACTTCACAAGCAGCACAGGAACCGGTTACAGAAGATATATCAGGCACAACACCGAAACCTTCTGAAGATGAACAAACAGAGAAAGAGATTTCATCCGAATATCCTGAAGAAGGCACACTAAAACCGGAAATTGCAACTGAGAAAGCTGTACCAGAGGGACCATCATCTGAACCAGCTGAAGGTAGCGAAACAACTGAAGAAGCTATTTCAGCCACACTAAAACCTTTATCTGAAGACATTCAAACGAGCGCTCCAGAAATTTCTACAGTTCCATCATTGCAAGAAGAAATTGAGCAAGAAAAGACCTCAGCTCCTGAACAGACAACATTAAGTAGTGTAGGAGTTGAAGAATTTGGAGGTGACCGTACAACTGAACCTCAGAAAATCACAACAATTTTCGATATTACCAGTCCACCAAAAACCTTCGCTCCACAACAAGCCGAAGATGTTACAACTGAAAAGTCATTGGCACCTGAAGAAGAAGGTACACCTGGACCAGTCGATGTAACTAAGGCACCAACTGATGAAGAATCACCTGCCACCGAAAAAGCTGAATCAACTGAACAACCATCTACAGAGCAAGAACTCGGAGCTGAAACAACACCAACTAGTCAAGATGCCTTAGTGGAAGGATCAACCGAAAAGGGAGCTGAAGCAGTGACCGAAACGAAAGCCGAAGTAGGAACCGAAAAGGGACCAGAATTTGCAACCGAAAAGGGAGTTGAAGCATCTGTTGAAATAAGTACGTCTGAAAAACCATCCGAAGAGGAAAGTGCATCAGACATTGCAGCCACTGAAGCATCAGTAACTGAAATCGGAGTCACCCAACAATCTGATGTTAGTGAAGAAACAGGCATCAGTGTAACCGACTCAGCGGTAAAAGAAGCTACTGAATCAAGTGCAGAAGCTGTTGGTACAACTGCAGCAAGTGCGGAAGGAGAAGAGACTGGTACAACACAAAAAGATTTGGGAACACCTGATGACTTAGGGACAAGGTTTGACGATTCTGACGCTGCACGCCCGACATCTGCATCACCAGTGGAAACGGAAAAAGAAGGCGCAACTACATTAGCTAGTTCACAACCTGAAATTAGCACTGGTACAGAGAGCGCAGCACCGGCTACACAAGAACCATCGCAAGAAGAAGTTCAAACTGAAATTCCGGAAATTGTTACTGAATCTCCAATTGTTCCTATTCATATTGCTTCACAAGCAGCACAGGAACCGGTTACAGAAGATATATCAGGCACAACACCGAAATCGTCTGAAGATGAACAAACAGAGAAAGAGATTTCATCCGAATATCCTGAAGAAGGCACACTAAAACCGGAAATTGCAACTGAGAAAGCTGTACCAGAGGGACCATCATCTGAACCAGCCGAAGGTAGCGAAACAACTGAAGAAGCTATTTCAGCCACACTAAAACCTTTATCTGAAGACATTCAAACGAGCGCTCCAGAAATTTCTACAGTTCCATCATTGCAAGAAGAAATTGAGCAAGAAAAGACCTCAGCTCCTGAACAAACAACGTTGAGTAGTGCGGGAGTTGAAGAATTTGGAGGTGATCGAACAACTGAACCTCAGAAAATCACAAcaattttcgatattattaGTCCACCACAAACTCTCGCACCAAAACAAGTCGAGGTTCTTACAACTGAAACACCTGAAGAAGAAGGTACACCTGGACCAGTCGATGTAACTAAGGCACCATCTGATGAAGGTTCACCTGCGACTGAAAAAGCTGACTCAACTGAACAGCCATCGACAGAGAAAGAACCGGGAACTGAAGTAACACCCGCTAGTCAAGACGTGTTAGTAGAAGGATCAACCGAAAAAGAAACT GAAAAAGCAACCGAAAAGGGAGCAGAAGAAGCAACCGAAAAGGGAGCAGAAGAAGCAACCGAAAAGGGAGCAGAAGAAGCAACCGAAAAGGGAGCAGAAGAAGCAACCGAAAAGGGAGCAGAAGAAGCAACCGAAAAGGGAGCAGAAGTAGCAACCGAAAAGGGAATTGCAGCAGCAACCGAAAAGGGAATTGAAGCAGTAACCGAAAAGGAAGGTGTAACTGAAGGAGAAGCTGAAAAACCCACAGAAAAAGAGGTCGAAACACCTACCGAAAAGGGAATTGAAGCACCAACTGAAAAAGGAATTGAAGCTGTAACCGAAAAAGAAATTGCATCTCCAACGGAAAAAGAAGCTGAGGCATCAACAGAAAAAGAAGTTGAAAGTCAGACAGAAAAAGTGATCGATGGAATTACTGAAAAAGGAGTAGAGGGTGCAACCGAAAAAGGAGCTGAAAGTCCAACTGAGAAAGGACTTGAAGGTGTAACTGATTCACCAATGGTCATAGAATTAGCTACTGAGCCAGCAGAAAAAGAAAGTGATAAAATTATTGGTGACGACATAACCAAGGCGACTGAATCGACAACCTTAAGCGATGTAGATTTCGCACAGAAATTCGGAGAAGATAACACAGAAAAAATACCCACAATTTTAGATATTATTAGTCCAACCAAAGCTCCAGTTCCCACTCTGCAAGCGGAAGCTGAACAGACGACAACTGAACCGAAGAGCGAAGAGGAAGTAGCAACAACGGAGAAACCAGCCGTTACAGAGAAAGTCCAAAGTGTCGAACAAACAACATTCAAACAGGTTACATCATCCGAAGCACCTGCACCTCAATATGGCAACGAATACGAGCCAGGAACGTCTCATTATCCCGGATCGACTTACCTCGATGAAGACTATGGTGAAGAAGATGATCAAGCAGCATTTGGTCCAGGAACATGTCGATATGGTGGCAAATTATACGTATCTGCCCAACAAATACCTAGAGACGATCCGTGCGACTTCTGTTTCTGCTTCCGTAGCGACATTATTTGCTTACAGCAATCATGTCCACCACCAATCAATGGGTGTCACGAGGAACCAATTCAAGGTTTCTGCTGCCCGCGATACGAATGTCCAGTGTCAATGGCAACTGTTGTGAATGTGACCACTAGTACCACGACCACATCGACAACACTTCCACCACATTTCTTACATCACGCTTACAAAGGAGCCGCTACCAAGAGCGGATGCCAAATAGATGAACACACATATCAAGTGGGTGATGTAGTACCGTCAGCCAGTGGACCGTGTATGCATTGCAT ATGCGGTGGGGATGGTCAAATGAAGTGTGATCCAAAACAATGTACTCCTGAACCAATGTTACGCCAAATGATTGCAACTACAACCAGAAGATaa